In a genomic window of Zootoca vivipara chromosome 5, rZooViv1.1, whole genome shotgun sequence:
- the LOC118093769 gene encoding glucose-dependent insulinotropic receptor-like yields MPDTLCTVLHAFLSVFIPSSNLLVIIVICQLRKKKPSRNYVFILNLAAADLLVGVMCIGEALDDATDALFDQNLFLCLLRICMSITPCIGSILTLLLVSLDRYLAVKLPLHYPTLMSKKPIVFSLVVLWTVSFLVGHMPLIFSQLRLSELSGTCGVLAAAKSDYLYIICFGIYIPALLTLVCLHISVGRIAYLHQKQIQRVCLHPDTPTAPLRHFKALRTVLIMIICFVLFWSPYYVTAIVKATCTSCSLSSQLKDLLFILGEANSLINPFIYSLYSKDIRTQLVKMMKCKGKGQIKPHRSNRLAATHFNIINQSDLPCGGATRRNSSGDQPPKSLPFNSFRGVLTVS; encoded by the coding sequence ATGCCGGATACATTGTGTACAGTGCTGCATGCCTTCTTAAGCGTCTTCATCCCATCATCCAACCTCTTGGTGATCATAGTCATCTGCCAGCTGAGAAAGAAGAAACCAAGCAGAAACTATGTCTTCATCCTTAACTTGGCAGCTGCTGATCTGCTGGTTGGTGTGATGTGCATTGGGGAAGCTTTGGATGATGCAACAGATGCACTTTTTGACCAAAATCTGTTTCTTTGTCTCTTGCGGATCTGCATGAGCATCACTCCTTGCATTGGGTCCATTCTCACCTTGCTTTTGGTTTCTCTGGACAGGTACTTGGCAGTGAAGTTGCCTCTTCATTACCCTACACTTATGAGCAAGAAACCTATAGTCTTCTCTCTTGTTGTCCTGTGGACGGTTTCCTTCTTGGTGGGACACATGCCACTTATTTTCTCACAACTTCGCCTGAGTGAACTCTCAGGTACCTGTGGGGTCCTGGCAGCAGCCAAGAGTGACTACCTGTACATAATCTGCTTTGGCATCTATATCCCTGCCTTGCTGACCTTGGTCTGTTTACATATCTCGGTGGGAAGGATTGCTTATCTTCATCAGAAGCAGATCCAGCGTGTCTGCCTGCACCCAGATACCCCTACTGCTCCTCTCCGCCATTTCAAAGCTCTGAGGACAGTCCTCATTATGATTATCTGTTTTGTCCTCTTCTGGAGCCCTTATTATGTAACTGCCATTGTGAAAGCTACTTGTACCTCCTGCAGCCTGAGCTCACAGCTGAAGGATTTGTTATTCATTTTAGGAGAAGCCAATTCTCTGATAAATCCTTTTATCTATTCACTATACAGCAAGGATATAAGAACCCAGTTGGTCAAAATGATGAAGTGTAAGGGAAAGGGACAAATAAAACCCCACAGGTCCAACAGGTTGGCAGCGACCCATTTCAACATCATAAACCAAAGTGACTTACCCTGCGGAGGAGCCACAAGACGAAATTCATCTGGGGATCAACCGCCTAAATCTCTTCCCTTCAACAGTTTCAGAGGAGTACTCACCGTTTCTTGA
- the SELENOT gene encoding thioredoxin reductase-like selenoprotein T, with protein MRPALALLFLLAAGLGGSRAQSDGLPPGKKLRMAYATGPLLKFQICVSUGYRRVFEEYMQVISQRYPDIRIEGENYLPQPIYRHIASFLSVFKLVLIGFIIVGKDPFAFFGMQAPSVWQWGQENKVYACMMVFFLSSMTENICMSTGAFEITLNDVPVWSKLQSGHLPSMQQLVQILDNEMKLNVHLEQMPHHRS; from the exons ATGAGGCCGGCGCTGGCGTTGCTGTTCCTGCTGGCGGCGGGCCTGGGCGGCTCTCGCGCTCAGTCGGACGGGTTGCCGCCCGGGAAGAAGCTGCGCATGGCCTACGCGACGGGGCCGCTGCTCAAGTTCCAGATCTG TGTTTCCTGAGGATACAGACGGGTGTTTGAGGAGTACATGCAGGTTATTAGCCAGCGGTACCCAGACATCCGCATTGAAGGGGAAAATTACCTTCCTCAGCCTATTTATAG GCATATAGCATCTTTCCTGTCAGTCTTCAAACTAGTGTTAATAGGCTTCATTATTGTTGGCAAGGATCCTTTTGCTTTCTTTGGCATGCAAGCTCCAAGCGTCTGGCAGTGGGGCCAAGAAAATAAG GTCTATGCTTGTATGATGGTTTTCTTCCTGAGCAGCATGACTGAGAACATTTGTATGTCAACAGGTGCATTTGAAATAACTTTAAATG ATGTTCCAGTGTGGTCTAAGCTACAGTCTGGGCACCTTCCTTCCATGCAGCAGCTTGTTCAAATCCTTGATAATGAAATGAAACTCAACGTGCACCTGGAACAAATGCCCCACCATAGATCATAG